The nucleotide sequence ATGTCCCACTCAGCAGTTCAATCTTAAATGTAGCAGTTGTGGTCGCAGTAGCACTTGCGGTAAATGTGGCCTCGAGAGTCTTGGATGTCCCGTCTAAGTCGACATCGTACGTTGTTGCTGAACTTTCATCGAAAGTACCAGTGATATTGCTTCCAGAAACAGACCACTTCACCTTCGTAGCCTCAATAGCTGAAGTACCCTCAAGTGCTCTCACGTACGCCCTGAGAGAGATAACTTTTGTTGTACCTGCTGCTACTACATTATAGACTTTGATGTAACTGCCCTCTGCTTTGGTGAGATAGTACGAATTAGCCGCCCACGCAGAACCGCACAGCGAGAACAAGACTCCCAGAACGAGAGCCAGTCTTATAATGCGCTTCATCTTCATATCATTAACCTCCTTGTTTGTCCTTCATCCTCGTGAAGGAACTCTTCCCATAAATCTTTCTCCGAGCACACTTCTTCAAGAATGCCCGCCTTCGTGCGCGAATCTTCACATGCCGTGATTGCGCCATCACCTCCTGAACGTCCTCTATGAATTGCCTGACATCCCCCGCTCATCGGCCGTCCTTCCTCCGTAAAGAACTCTGCCGGTTCGCAGATGATGCTTAGCTGCACAACCTAACCTCTTGCCTTGTATTCTGTTGTCAAGTTACTCGATCCCTGAAACCTTGTCCGCAACGCACAGGGGGTTGAAGGAAAATTTCTCCCTGTGCACCGCAGGACACAACTTACCCGAATCCTTTCAGCCTGAATCTGCTCACTCAGGCATTGCATCCCCTGCTTGCGTATGGCCTATACGGGCGAAGGAATGGCAGATTCTCGCAAAGCACGCAGAAATATTCCGCGCGCACCGTTGTAATCCCTGTCAAGTGTGATTGCCCCGTCCCTGATGACTCTTCCCGCCGTTCTGGCCTCGCCGTTCCATGAACAGACACATGACGTGCCATCCTCATTCTGCGCGATGACCTTTGCGCCGTACTCTCTGGCCTTTGCCCTCAGGAACTCTTGAAACCCTGCATGAGCATCACCGGCTATCTCCCTTAATGACCCGCTCCCGAAGTCCTCTGCTCTGAACTCCGGCAAAGCTATAACGTCAAAGTTCTTCACCAAGAACAGCGCGGTCTTGTGCTGAAGTTCTTCCACTAAATTGCGGATCTTCCAGCGTAACCGTTCGGCAGCCTTCTTCATCTTGTACCTCTGCCTGTGGTTCGTCTTGGCCATCCTCTCGTTGAGGCCGTCAAGATACCTGCACAGGCTGTAGATACGCGAGAAAGCTCCGACACCGATTTTCCCGCACGAGTCCAAGCTGTAGAACGTAACGAAGCTCCTGAAGCCCGGGTCAACCGATACTACCCTGCCGTAATGCTCTGCACGTTCGCTCACACTTACCGGCACGCTCACAAACCATCTTCCGCCGTCGAGAATCACCCTGCAGTCCCCGCACGATTCCGGGAAATCCTCCGCGAAATCCATTCGGCCAAGATAACGCGTATATATCCCCCTCTTGCTGACTGAGGCTTTCGGCACAAAGATCGTCTGCTTCGTGCTGCTTCTGGCCCTGAATCTCGGAGCATCGCCCTTCTTGAAGGTCATGCAGGCATCTCGTACTGCTACTGCCTTGATCTGAAACGGGACATTCTCCGTCCATTCCGGAAGCTCCTTTAAGAGGAAGCCTTTGATTGCGAGCCAGTCCGCCTTGCTGCCCTTGACGATGCATTCTGTTGCTCTGTTGTACACGTACCTTGCCGTCCTCATCCAGTGCCGGAGAACTTCACGCTGTTCCGCGTTAGGGTATATGCGTATGTTCCGCGACCTCTGGGATGGCGAGGCCGGATGCTGTGCGCCGTTGTTCTGGTGTGTTGTGTAGGGTAATGAATAGATCTGCGAATCGAACCACGTATCTTTGAGGGGCGTAACGTCCTCAAGATTTGCGGCAGACTGAGGCATATCATCAAGTACTCTTTTAGTTGGCAGCCATAAGAACGATGATAATACTTCACAGCGTTTGTCCCAGTAACTGCCGGGCGGCGTTGTGTTCGCGTGCATTCTGCTCATGACGCTAACCTGCCTTCCGCGCAAGTGCGGGACTCTCTGTGTACAAAGATGAATCTGAATGATGGATGAGGGCAGTAAGTCTCCCTATTACGACGAAATTTTCTCTCTTGCCGAAATTTTGAGCATAAGTCTGCTCTGCTCTGAGTTTGTAAGTATAGCACATTTCGGCATAAATATCACCCGCTTTCCGATAGATTTTCGATGTTTCTCGGGCAAATCCGTAAAATTCTTTGTGTCTTTACCCTTTCAGAATCCTTTTCGGAGATTAAGAGAGCATTCTTTAACGTGCGGGGATATAATTAGCACATCCCACAAAAAACAGCAAGGAGGAACACCGATGATTCGCGAGGTAACTGCGACGGAAGTTGAGGGAGGTTTTCCCGAGAGCAAGGGCAAACGCTACATGTATCACGTTCTCAGCAAGGACGAGCTTAACGGACACGGAAGGCTTTATGCGCGCGTTGTCCTGCCTGCGGGTTCGAGCGTCGGGTGGCATCAGCATGTCCATGACACAGAGCCGTACTACATCCTGAAGGGCGAGGGCGAGTTCTGCGAGGGCGATTCGGAGTTCGGCGAGCGCAGAAGGAGTCATGTCCGCGCAGGGCAGGTGTGCATTATAGAGGTAGGACAGTGGCACGGCATCGAGAACACGTCCGACGAGGATATGGAGCTGATGGCGTTAATCTACAACGAGCCGGGGTATGACAACAGATAGTGGGTGAATGACTGATGAGCAGGAGCACTTTAACTGCGGTGGTTCACAAGGAGAGACTGTCCCGCAGCGATAAAGATATATACGTCGCAGATTGTCCTGAAGTCGGCTCAGTGAGTCAGGGATGGACCATTGAGGAAGCAGTTGCTAACCTCAAAGAGGCTACGGAGCTTTATTTGCAGGAAGCACCGCTTATCTCTAAGGGCAATGCGTTCATAACGACATTCGAGGTAGAAACAGGTGTCCGAGCCTAGCGGATGGTCAGGCCGGGAAATTATTGCGGTTCTGCAGAAGATGGGCTTTGTATGGGTACGTACCAACGGATCACATGCCGTTCTTCGCTCGGGTTCTTCGCAGTGCATAGTGCCAATTCACGGCGAAGTTGCCGTTGGAACTCTGCGTAGTGCTCTGCGACAGGCGGAAATCTCTCCGGCTGAATTTCTGCGCAATGCATAAACTCGCAACGACGATAGGTAGTATTGACATTGCGGGATTCTATTTGCTAATATTTCTCAGTTATCCAACAACAACTTAATATTTTCTGCGCATTAATCTCACGCATATGACGCAGCCCACCGCTTCTTGTGGCGGGTTGTTTGTGTGTGAGTGAGTGCAGGATATTTTGCGGGAAGGGAGGAAAGTGCAGAAAACTCCAAACGTTTTTTGCATTGCTAAGTGCCAA is from Synergistaceae bacterium and encodes:
- a CDS encoding transposase, which gives rise to MSRMHANTTPPGSYWDKRCEVLSSFLWLPTKRVLDDMPQSAANLEDVTPLKDTWFDSQIYSLPYTTHQNNGAQHPASPSQRSRNIRIYPNAEQREVLRHWMRTARYVYNRATECIVKGSKADWLAIKGFLLKELPEWTENVPFQIKAVAVRDACMTFKKGDAPRFRARSSTKQTIFVPKASVSKRGIYTRYLGRMDFAEDFPESCGDCRVILDGGRWFVSVPVSVSERAEHYGRVVSVDPGFRSFVTFYSLDSCGKIGVGAFSRIYSLCRYLDGLNERMAKTNHRQRYKMKKAAERLRWKIRNLVEELQHKTALFLVKNFDVIALPEFRAEDFGSGSLREIAGDAHAGFQEFLRAKAREYGAKVIAQNEDGTSCVCSWNGEARTAGRVIRDGAITLDRDYNGARGIFLRALRESAIPSPV
- a CDS encoding cupin domain-containing protein; protein product: MIREVTATEVEGGFPESKGKRYMYHVLSKDELNGHGRLYARVVLPAGSSVGWHQHVHDTEPYYILKGEGEFCEGDSEFGERRRSHVRAGQVCIIEVGQWHGIENTSDEDMELMALIYNEPGYDNR
- a CDS encoding type II toxin-antitoxin system HicB family antitoxin, yielding MSRSTLTAVVHKERLSRSDKDIYVADCPEVGSVSQGWTIEEAVANLKEATELYLQEAPLISKGNAFITTFEVETGVRA
- a CDS encoding type II toxin-antitoxin system HicA family toxin; amino-acid sequence: MSEPSGWSGREIIAVLQKMGFVWVRTNGSHAVLRSGSSQCIVPIHGEVAVGTLRSALRQAEISPAEFLRNA